The genome window TAAGCAGAAACGGGAACAGGCCGAAACCAAGCGACAGCAGAATGTCGGCTACACCCAATGAGGCCAGCACGAAAGCCAGCCAGGTAGCCTGAGTTTTCGCAATAATCCACGCGCCGAGTAAGCCGCCTATACCCAACAACGGCGCAATCCACATCCATGGATTGGACGCGTAGTGCTTAAACCAGGCTCCGGAAGGCGACATTACCACTGTTTTCGTCAACGGGTTGGATGGGGCAAAACCACCCAATGATTGCGTTATTTCGGGACGCGCCATACCGGTGAGCATCCAAAAAGCAATGATTCCTACAAACAGGACCAGCAACGGCCCCAGGACAGCGCCCGCACCACACCTTCTGTGCGCCATTTAAGAAATATAGCCCCCTGAAACAGGGTCAGCAGCAAGCCGGTTACACCGCAAAAGAGCGCAAACGGGCTCAACAAGGCCCAGAAGGAACCGGTATAAAATGAGCGCAACTCCGTATCCAGATGAAAGGGCAAGCCAATCACCAGGTTGCCGACGAGCACACCCAATAGAATGGGCGGTAACGCGCCGCCGGCAAACAAACCCCAGTCCCAAGCATTACGCCACGCAGGACAGGTCAATTTGCTGCGGTAATCAAAGCCGACCGGACGGAAAAACAGCGCGAACAGTACCAGCAACATGGCGGCGTAAAGCCCGGAGAACAGTGTTGCGTAGACGGGCGGCCAAACAGCAAAAATAGCGCCGCCCAGCAGTACCAGCCAAACCTGATTGCCCTCCCATACAGGACCAATGGTATTGATAATCACGCGACGCTCGTTGTCGCTGCGTCCCAGGAACGGCAATAATGCGCCCACACCGAAATCGAAGCCTTCGGTTATCGTGAAAACAATCGCAACAGTGCCAATCAGTATCCACCAGATCAAACGAATTGTTTCGTAATCAAACATGATGAGTCTCCCTGTCGCCGATTATGTGCGGGCAGTAGCAGCAGGCACGGAAGACGTGTTCTGCTCAAAATGATAGTTTCCGGTATGCAGACTACTGGGACCCAGGCGCGCATACTTGAACATGAGAAACAATTCGACCACCAGCAATAGGGTATAGAACAACAGGAACCCTCCGATGCTGAACCAGAGCTGATCGGTAGTGACACTGGACACACTCAAATGCGTCGGCAGAACTCCGGAAATTGTCCAGGGTTGGCGACCGAATTCAGCAACAAACCAGCCGGTTTCAGCCGCTGTCCAGGGCAATGGAATGCACCACACCGCCATACGCAGCAACCAGCGCTTTTGATCTGCCACGCGAGTCGAACAATAATAAAACGCCATGGCAAAAACAAACAGCATGGTAAAACCGCATGCCACCATAATACGGAAGGTCCAAAACAGCGGCGCTACTTTCGGAATAGTGTCGTTCGCCGCCATGGCGATCTGCTCGTCATTGGCATCGACTACCTGGGGCGTATATTTTTTCAATAACAACCCATAGCCCAAATCGGCTTTATGCGCCTCGAACACATGGCGTACTTCCTGACTCTTGTTTCCACCATGCATTTTTTGTAAGGCGCCGTAGGCAACCATGCCGTTGCGTATCCGCAAGAGGCTATCCTGTTTAAGCTGTTTTAATCCTTTGACCTCTTCGTCTATCGAGCGCGTGGCGATCAAACCGAGTACGTAAGGAATTTTGATGGCCCAACGGGTTTTCTCAGCCTGCTGATCCGGAAAACCTACCAGGGTAAAACTGGCCGGGGCCTTTTCCGTTTCCCACTCGGCCTCAATTGCAGCCAGTTTTGATTTTTGCGTTTCTCCCTGGGTATATCCGCTTTCATCTCCCAGTACAATCACCGACAGTATCGAGGCGAATCCGAATGCCGTTGCGATGGAAAACGAGCGTCGCGCAAACGCAATATCGCGCTGGTTCAGCAAATACCAGGAGCTGATACCCAGAACAAACATGGAGGCAGTCACATATCCCGCCGCAGCGGTATGAACGAATTTTACCTGGGCGACCGGGTTAAAAATCACCTCGGCAAAACTCGTCAATTCCATGCGTAAGGTTTCATAATTAAACTCAGCGCCGACCGGGTATTGCATCCAGCCATTGGCGATCAATATCCACAGTGCCGACAGACTGGTGCCCAGCGCCAAAAGCCAGGTCACAGTCAAATGCTGCACCTTGCTTAGACGCTCCCAACCGAAAAAGAAAAGCCCGACGAAAGTGGATTCCAGAAAAAACGCCATCCAGGCCTCGCTCGCCAGCAGTGGCCCGAAAATATCGCCTACATAATGCGAATAATATGACCAGTTGGTGCCGAACTGGAACTCCATGGTAATACCGGTGGTGACACCCATCGCAAAATTGATACCGAACAGTTTGCCCCAGAATCTGGTCATATCGCGATAGACTTCCCGGCCTGTCATCACGTAAACCGATTCCATGATGGCCAATAAGAATGTCATTCCGAGCGTGAGCGGGACAAACAGAAAATGATAAAGCGCAGTCAAGCCAAACTGCACCCTGGAAAGCAATACAACTTCATCACCGGACATATGAATTTCCTCCATTGAGTTTTGGATCGTAGTCGCCTGTATCTGCTGCTGACGGCCTCACAAAAATGACCGCCGCAACATCGGTCGGCGACGTTTTCCCGTCGTGGCGGAAAAACACAGCCCACAATCCACACAGCAACACGATCTTCACAGCAAATACCAGGGAGAACTCTTTTTTCAGCGAGTAAACAGACGAGGTAGGTACGAGCTTCTTCTCGGGTTTTGGAAAAAACTACTGCTTTTTGTTTTTCTTTCCAACGCAAAAACACCAAGCTGTTGAAAGTGTCCTTCGACTAGCACTTGATATTCTGGTCGAAGGAATCGTTAAAACCTCGTATCAGGTATTGAATTACTGTGGCGGCTTTTTCTTCAGGCGCAGGATCCCCATGGCTTTCAGGGGGAGTCGTTCGTAAATAGGTTCACTGACGCCCTTGCGGACCTTGCGCATGAAGTATTTTTCATACGCTATTTTGGCCCAATGTACCCAACGTCCTCTCGAAGCCCACTGCACATTACGCGGAGGGATTTGCGGCATGGCCAGGAAAGCAACGCCGGAATCACCAAAGTCGGCCAGGCACAATGCATTCCAGGTACCCTTGTGGTCAGGCTCCTTTCCATCCAGTTGTGCGCGTATATTATGAGCCGTCGCAGTCACCATGGACTCGATCATATAACCCGTTTTGGGTGTGCCGGTGGGTACAGGCGTCTGCTCCAAGGGTGGAATGGCAATACACACACCAACCGAGTAAACATTCTTATAGGTAGGATTGCGCTGATGTTCATCGACGATAACGAAACCACGCGGATTAACCAGCTTTTCAATACCAAGCAGCGCATCAACACCTTTGAAGGCCGGTAACATCATGCTGTGCTTGAAAGGCAGTTCGTGCTTTTTTTTCTCCTGACCGTTGTCATCTACTTCAGTGACATACATCATGCCATCTTCGATTTTGTCGACTTTGGCATTGCAAATCCAGTTGATGTGCTTGTTGCGCAGCTCGCTTTCGAGCATGCCTTTCGTATCGCCCACGCCACCGAGCCCCAGATGACCTATGTAGGGCTCTGCGGTGACATAGGTCATTTTGACCTTGTCACGTATTTTCCGCTTGCGTAGAGCGGATTCAGCGATAAAAAGGTATTCATACGCGGGACCAAAACAGGATGCGCCTTGTACTGCACCTATCACGATGGGGCCTGGGTCCTCAACAAATTTGCTCCAGAACACGCCAGACTCACCTGCGTGATCGACATGGCACACGGACTGGGTGTACCCATTCGGTCCCAGTCCCGGTACTTCATCGAATGCAAGCTTGGGTCCGGTAGCAATGATCAGATAGTCATAATCCACATGCTCGCCGTTAGCGAGTTCAACACGGTTATTCTCTGGCAGAAACCGCGTTACCTTCTGCTGAATAAACGTAATTTTTTTCTTTTTGAAAACCGGCGCCAACTCGACCTTGATATCGGAGGGTTTCCGCCAGTTCACTGCTACCCAAGGATTTGATGGCACAAAATGAAAAGTGGGGGTGTCGGCAATAACGACAACCTCATCCTGTTTGCGGGCGCTTTCCTTCATTTCAAAAGCCATAGGAATACCTCCTATACCCGCACCGACAATAACGATTTTTGCCATGGTTTTTTCCTCGGTTGATATGGCTAAACTGCCTTTATTATGTCTTCTTTTGCAACCAGTACCATTTTTGATAGTTACTGAAGCGGCTGCTTCCCCAATAACTTTGTTACCATCTGCACGCGATGTCAGAGCCTTGTTTACTCTGGTCTTCGGTTGTTCCGCGCCCATCTTCAGGGCAACCATATCTATGTGAAGTAAACGATAGTACTAAAATCGCCAGGCTTAATACCGCTATTGCTCCAGTGATACTCAAGAGTAGATAGAGGTGAAACTCGTTGGAGACCTTTTGCACATCAATTACCAGATGCCGTGATAAGGCCGTAATAGCGATGTAGATCAGAAACTGTACGGGTAACCGCAACGTTCTAAAATAAATGCCAACCATCGCACCCAGCTCAAGGTAAATAAACAAGAGCAGGATATCTTCCAGCGTGGCATGACCGGCTTTCATCATTTCGATATAGTCGTGTAATGCCGACCAGACTATCGTGGAACCGATGCAGAACAAGGCCAGAAAATGGAACATGTCCACCAGAGTATCTCCGGTTTTTTTGACTATGCGGTGTCTATCGTTCATCGAGACAAGACTGTTTCGTTGGTTTCGTGGCTGTCTTGTATTCTATATTAGTAATTTCTAATATACAAGCGGCGCCAAGGCAAATATTTTCAACTGTAAGAGTAGAACGGGCAGACCTTCGCGGCATCCATGCCGTTGTCGTAGATTATTCCACTGGAAACTCGCCCTTATTGAAATGCAACTCGTTGAATGTCCATTTATAGTGCGCCGCATGCATATCGCTGAGACCTTCATTTTCCAGAATTTGCAGGTTGGCCATCACCTCCATTGATAGCTCGGAAAGTGTTCGCATAGGGGTTGTAATATCCTCCATGGTCGCCCCGTCACCCACCAGCTTTACCAGTAATTCGCCTACATTATGAAATTGGCAATGTGGTTGTTCCAGATCATGGAAAACCTTTCTATCCCGAAACAGCTGCCCTTCCTTGTAATACCATTGCCCCAACCGGCATTCATGGCATGATAAGGGGGGAACTTTGAGGTATTTCCGGTAAGGTGAGTTTTTAGGGTAAGACACCGCCTTGATCAATTCGCTGACCAGCTTCCTTCTCCACTGCACATGGTCCAGGCTAGCCATGTGAATCAGTCCGACCGGCAGACCGGACCAACGATTGTCTGCCTTCACAAAGGAAATATATCGATCCAGCGGGAGCGCTTTGCTGATCCAGAATCCCTGAATTTTGGTGCAACCGCTTTCCAGTAAACGGTGGTATTGATCACTGTTTTCCACGCCTTCGGCGATGACGCTGATTCCAAGCTCATGCGCCATGCGGGTGGATGTCTCGACGATGGTCATGTTTTTATCCGAATCAAGCATTCTGCTGATGATGCCTTGATCCAGTTTGATGGAGGTGAACGGCCATTTGCTGAGCGTATCCAGGGACGAGTACCCGGTACCGAAGTCATCCATTACCAATCCCAGGCCGGCCTGCCGCAACGGCAGGATATGCTGTTTGAGACTATCGCCTGCTTCCAAAGCGGCGGTTTCCACTAACTCTACTTGCAGCCTTTCGGGCGCCACCCCAAACGTTTCAAGCGAGTCCAGCACCGTCTTTGTAAATGCGTCATTCTCGAAATCCTTGGCTGAAGTGTTGAAAGACACTGATAACGTATCCACATCCTGCAACACCATCAGATCATTCACCAGCTTGGGGAACATGTGGCGGGTGATTTCTGTAATCAGTGATGACTGTTCCGCCACAGGGATAAACACACCCGGCAGTACAATTGAACCATCAGGTTTTATCCACCTGATCAGTGCTTCAGCACCCACCACCCTTCCGGTAATCAAGGAAACCTTGGGTTGATAAAAAAACGTGAATTCGTCTTTTTTTATGGCGTCAATGATTTCGATTTCTGTCACTATCATTTTCTTTTCATGCCAATGATGAGGGTGCGCTTTTGGGGTGACTTTCCCTGAAAGCCTATTCCACCAGGAATTCGCGCATCATGCCCATGTCTTCGTGTTCCAGATTATGGCAATGAACCATGAACACGCCTTTATATTCCTTGTAGGGCTTGATAATACGAACTTTCTCACCCGGCATGACCAGTACCGTATCCTTCAGGCCGCTATCAATAAAGCCTTCACGCACGGTAGCGTAATCCGCAGACTCTTCCGCGCCGATGGTGCGGCTGATGATCTGGAACGGATCTTCATGTATATGGATAGGGTGCGCCATCGACATCATCATGCCCATACCACCCATACCACCCATACCACCCATACCACCCATACCACCCATACCACCCATACCACCCATATCACCCATACCATTCATCATGCCCATACCACCGCCCATGGCGTGCATGCCCTGCTCTGAGTTTTCCGCGTCATCATGACGCATCTCGGCCTTCGCTCCGGATTGCACGTCATCGCCATGACTCATCGGCGCTTTATCTTCGTCTTGACCTGCTGCAGCTCCATGCCCGCCTTTACCGCCATGCGCATGGAAAATTTCCATCAATTGCAGCGTACCGAAAGGTATGCGCTCGCCATCCATAAAATCGTTAGGCGCATAGGGCCGTCCATTGAGCAACATTGCTCCAGGTCCCTCGGAAATGCCAAGCGCTACCGGCTTGCTGGGGTTGGCGGTATCGCTCACTCGATATCGGTTGATTTTACTCAAATGCGTCGGCAGATTCGGATTCTCGCTCACCTGACGGCTTACTCGCACGGTAAAAATGGGGTATTCGCTTCCCAGCGGCAATTTATTGCGCATCATTGCACGCATACCGCCCATCATGGCATGTTCGCCGCCTTGTTTATCTCCCTCGGTCTCATGTCGCATGCCCCCTGCATTTCTACCCATCCCTGCCATTTCTCCACGCATCATACGCTCAGCCATTTTCGGTAACGCACCACTGAAAGTGCTGCTACGCATGACCAGCTGCGAACCGAGCTTGCGCGCACTGAAATCGGCCCATACATCAATGCGCTCGCCGGGAGCCAGCATGACATAAGGTTTATGCACCGGCGTTTCCAACAATCCGCCGTCAACACCTATCACAGTGATCGGCATGGCGTCATCCCAGGCCAGTTTGTAAATGCGCGCGTTCGATCCATTGAGAATGCGCAGTCGATAGGCTCGGCTGGCCACATCGATACTGAAGTCGGGGCGGCCATTAACCAGGATACGGTCGCCGTGAAAACCGATCATGCGATCATGCATGTTACGCGCATAAATCAACTGGTTTTGTTCATCGAATAATCGATCCTGAATAACGATGGGTATTTCGTATTCCCCGGCAGGCAGATCCAGCTTTTGCTCTTCCGGGTCGCTGACCATAATGGCGCCGGCCAAGCCATGATAGACCTGCTTGCCGGTGATTCCATGCGTATGAGGATGGTACAGAATCATGCTGGCGCGGTTGCGCATTTCGAATTCGTAAACAAAGGTTTGCCCCTTGTCCAGCGCGTACATGGGATGACCGTCCATCAGGGCGGGCACGCTCAGTCCATGCCAGTGGGTAATGGTCGGCTCGTCCAACTCGTTACGCAGATGGATACGGATTTTCTGCCCTGTCTGGAAACGCATCAGCGGCCCCAGATAAGAATCGGGCAGCGCCGCCAAAGTGTTGTCCGGGCCATTGATCAAACGACCTATGTACTGCTGCACCTGCGTGGGCTGGCCAGGAAGAATATGCGCCGTACCGGGCCGGCAAATCAGCTCGAGCTCCACATCGGGTTTAAAGAGAGGCGATGCCTTGTTAGGCGCCATTTTGGGCATCATGCCCACCCCCTCCATTGCATGCAGCCATGTACTCCCTCCTGTATAAGCCAGCAGGCCCAAGCCTGTTTGGGCAAGAAAACGACGGCGTGAATGATTGATAAAACCTTGCATGTAACCTCCTTTCGGGCGGTATCGCCTCTTTAATAAGTTTAATTTAGTGTGCTATCAGGAGACTTAATCTGGAAAAGTGAGTTTGTACCTCCGGCAAATGGATTTTAATAACGTGCATCCATAGGTTTTTTATCTTTCGGCCAATCCTTCGTCTTGCCGGGAAAATCCGGGCGCGGCTGGTGCGTGAAATACGCTGCCACATCGACGGCATCCTGCTCCGAAATACCGCCTTGTCCCAGCGGGAATTTCTGATGGAATCCGACCGGCATATTGGACAGAACAAAGGCCGCCGCAGTGTAGGTGCGCGCCATACCGGCGCCGATATTGAACGAATCGTCACCCCACAGCGGCGGGTAGATAACGCGGCCCTCAGCCTGCCTTGAGCCCTGGCCGTCGTTGCCATGACACACCTCGCACTGCGTGGCGTATACCTGCCTGCCGTTTTCCACGTTGGGTTTGAGCGACATATCCACCTTGCCGACGCCGCGCCCGGCGATCTTGTCCTGCGATCTGA of Candidatus Methylospira mobilis contains these proteins:
- a CDS encoding phosphate-starvation-inducible protein PsiE, which produces MNDRHRIVKKTGDTLVDMFHFLALFCIGSTIVWSALHDYIEMMKAGHATLEDILLLFIYLELGAMVGIYFRTLRLPVQFLIYIAITALSRHLVIDVQKVSNEFHLYLLLSITGAIAVLSLAILVLSFTSHRYGCPEDGRGTTEDQSKQGSDIACRW
- a CDS encoding multicopper oxidase family protein, giving the protein MQGFINHSRRRFLAQTGLGLLAYTGGSTWLHAMEGVGMMPKMAPNKASPLFKPDVELELICRPGTAHILPGQPTQVQQYIGRLINGPDNTLAALPDSYLGPLMRFQTGQKIRIHLRNELDEPTITHWHGLSVPALMDGHPMYALDKGQTFVYEFEMRNRASMILYHPHTHGITGKQVYHGLAGAIMVSDPEEQKLDLPAGEYEIPIVIQDRLFDEQNQLIYARNMHDRMIGFHGDRILVNGRPDFSIDVASRAYRLRILNGSNARIYKLAWDDAMPITVIGVDGGLLETPVHKPYVMLAPGERIDVWADFSARKLGSQLVMRSSTFSGALPKMAERMMRGEMAGMGRNAGGMRHETEGDKQGGEHAMMGGMRAMMRNKLPLGSEYPIFTVRVSRQVSENPNLPTHLSKINRYRVSDTANPSKPVALGISEGPGAMLLNGRPYAPNDFMDGERIPFGTLQLMEIFHAHGGKGGHGAAAGQDEDKAPMSHGDDVQSGAKAEMRHDDAENSEQGMHAMGGGMGMMNGMGDMGGMGGMGGMGGMGGMGGMGGMGMMMSMAHPIHIHEDPFQIISRTIGAEESADYATVREGFIDSGLKDTVLVMPGEKVRIIKPYKEYKGVFMVHCHNLEHEDMGMMREFLVE
- a CDS encoding cytochrome ubiquinol oxidase subunit I, coding for MSGDEVVLLSRVQFGLTALYHFLFVPLTLGMTFLLAIMESVYVMTGREVYRDMTRFWGKLFGINFAMGVTTGITMEFQFGTNWSYYSHYVGDIFGPLLASEAWMAFFLESTFVGLFFFGWERLSKVQHLTVTWLLALGTSLSALWILIANGWMQYPVGAEFNYETLRMELTSFAEVIFNPVAQVKFVHTAAAGYVTASMFVLGISSWYLLNQRDIAFARRSFSIATAFGFASILSVIVLGDESGYTQGETQKSKLAAIEAEWETEKAPASFTLVGFPDQQAEKTRWAIKIPYVLGLIATRSIDEEVKGLKQLKQDSLLRIRNGMVAYGALQKMHGGNKSQEVRHVFEAHKADLGYGLLLKKYTPQVVDANDEQIAMAANDTIPKVAPLFWTFRIMVACGFTMLFVFAMAFYYCSTRVADQKRWLLRMAVWCIPLPWTAAETGWFVAEFGRQPWTISGVLPTHLSVSSVTTDQLWFSIGGFLLFYTLLLVVELFLMFKYARLGPSSLHTGNYHFEQNTSSVPAATART
- the cydP gene encoding cytochrome oxidase putative small subunit CydP; the protein is MKKEFSLVFAVKIVLLCGLWAVFFRHDGKTSPTDVAAVIFVRPSAADTGDYDPKLNGGNSYVR
- a CDS encoding NAD(P)/FAD-dependent oxidoreductase → MAKIVIVGAGIGGIPMAFEMKESARKQDEVVVIADTPTFHFVPSNPWVAVNWRKPSDIKVELAPVFKKKKITFIQQKVTRFLPENNRVELANGEHVDYDYLIIATGPKLAFDEVPGLGPNGYTQSVCHVDHAGESGVFWSKFVEDPGPIVIGAVQGASCFGPAYEYLFIAESALRKRKIRDKVKMTYVTAEPYIGHLGLGGVGDTKGMLESELRNKHINWICNAKVDKIEDGMMYVTEVDDNGQEKKKHELPFKHSMMLPAFKGVDALLGIEKLVNPRGFVIVDEHQRNPTYKNVYSVGVCIAIPPLEQTPVPTGTPKTGYMIESMVTATAHNIRAQLDGKEPDHKGTWNALCLADFGDSGVAFLAMPQIPPRNVQWASRGRWVHWAKIAYEKYFMRKVRKGVSEPIYERLPLKAMGILRLKKKPPQ
- a CDS encoding EAL domain-containing protein → MIVTEIEIIDAIKKDEFTFFYQPKVSLITGRVVGAEALIRWIKPDGSIVLPGVFIPVAEQSSLITEITRHMFPKLVNDLMVLQDVDTLSVSFNTSAKDFENDAFTKTVLDSLETFGVAPERLQVELVETAALEAGDSLKQHILPLRQAGLGLVMDDFGTGYSSLDTLSKWPFTSIKLDQGIISRMLDSDKNMTIVETSTRMAHELGISVIAEGVENSDQYHRLLESGCTKIQGFWISKALPLDRYISFVKADNRWSGLPVGLIHMASLDHVQWRRKLVSELIKAVSYPKNSPYRKYLKVPPLSCHECRLGQWYYKEGQLFRDRKVFHDLEQPHCQFHNVGELLVKLVGDGATMEDITTPMRTLSELSMEVMANLQILENEGLSDMHAAHYKWTFNELHFNKGEFPVE